In Lolium rigidum isolate FL_2022 chromosome 7, APGP_CSIRO_Lrig_0.1, whole genome shotgun sequence, the DNA window tggctctaatggtggatgaacttgagcAAGAAGAGCAgcttgaggtggaggaagaagaggggtatttatacccctcccaAAATCGAGCCGTTGTTGGAATTTTGGGGGCGTattatccggcctaagtaagggccggattatcccccCCCGGATTATCCAGCCTTCTGAAAATATCCGGCCTGGATCCAGGGGTACTGAGAGCTCGGCCAAAAAGTCGTTAGCCGTTTTTCAGGGGCCGGATAGGCCCCGGATTATCTGGCATGGGAAAATTTCCCTGCTTCCTTTTATCTTGTTTCTCAACACAAATTCAACCACATATATATTCTGCACTAAATCAAcgcacattagtgtatcacatatattgtcatcaaacatacaaaactataatccgagagatgttctttcaaaggACCCTATATCTTTTGTAGGGCGCTAGTTGATCTTCGGACATTGTGGCTTCTGATTGTTGAGGGTGGCACCAAGACACTCCTTCGCCATGAGAGGATGCCCCGATCAACGTTCTCACGGTGGAAGAATGTGGTGGGGCTCACAATGTCTCTATTTGTGCGGGTTTTTTTTTATAAGTGACGAGGCCTTGGAAGTGCGACCATGGCCCAGTTGGCGATCAAATGGATCCCATGACTATGAGGAAAATGCATCGACTCCGAGAGAGCTTTTCCATTCATGACACACTCTATGGGGCATAATACTATCTCACATGTCAGTGGCTATTGTTTGCCAATATGGTAACTACATTTGGTGGTCGCTTTAGTCACTATGACTTTGTAGGACATCAATACAACTGATAGGAAAGTCTATACTTTATTGGTTGGTACAAGCAATGCATGCTGTACTTCTGGCAAAAACATGTCTGGAATTTGTTGATTGGATCCAACAACAATACACTTGTACACCATCTCCTACCCGGAGGTGTTGCGTTGGATTACCATAACGCTTCAGGTGATCTTGCCTTCACTTTTTGGGTTTGGGCGTGTGTCTTATGTGTGTTGCAAGCTTCGTAACGATGTTGTTGAGATGCCTCAATTGCAAAGTGGGATTTTGTGTTGGCAACAAGTGGTTAGGGGAGTTATTATATTTATGAGGCGTGTCAATTGTATGTAGCCCCATGGAGCTGAATAAACTATGGTTGGAGACCCCTAGCGGAAAATGAGAAAAGCTTAAATTTATGCTATGTTTTACGTACTTATGTCATAGGAAATAACCACACGACTAGGATGAGTTTAGCTTTGGAAACTTGTGCGGACATTTTTTTGACATTCTTATACCTATTCACATATATTTTATATGAGAAGAAGCTCCGAAACCTATTTTCTATTGCTAGGGATACATATTTGCGCATTTCTCCTATTCACTTTCGGCTATTCCTATCCTCTTTGTTTTTTTGTGCTTGGATTACTTCTAGCTTGTTTAGTCGTGTATCTTACTTGCTAGTGTAATCTTGCCATATAGGAATTTTCATTTTAGAGAATCATATTTATCTGCAATTTTTCTCTAGAACGAACAAATTCATTGATATTTGTATTCACGTCTTCATCTTGTCTAGTCGGCATCTTTGATTCTTCAGCGGGATTCCATCTTTCTCCTCGCATATTGACCTAGGTAACCATTCAGCCTCAACATCTTAAGcattatttgaataaaactagatATTATCTACATCAAGATGTAGATGGCTGTAGGATGATCGATACTTGAAATGTCTAAAGAAGGAAAAAGAATATCTACAAACCATCCCTTGGGAATGTTACCAGTAGGATATGCAAAGCATGTTAAGTGAGCACTTGTTGAGTGTGGATGTAACAATTCGACTGCATGCTCAAGCAAAAAATAAAATAGGCCACACAAATCATATGGTATAAAAATACTCCTTGCCCCGATTCTCAAATTCGTGGCTCTCAAAGTCCCCAATTGTGATGCCTCCAACCTTTCAAAATCTTCTCAACATGAGCTCCTCCCAATCGGACTTCACGCGTTAGTCCCACGTGGTCTCGCCCTTGTTTTGACACAAATTTTTCTATATCATGCCCTCACTATCTTGACGCCCATCAACTATTAAAAGTCCGTGGTGTCTTGTACTCCCCCCATGCACGAGAAAAGTTGTCGCTTTGGACAAGGATAGactcaattttttttgtttacatATATTTGAACCAGATACATGAAAACCATAATTTTCAATATGTCTATGCTCTCACAATAGACAATTCTTTTGGATTTTATGACAAATTATAAATAAAAATGGTCAAAattgtattttttttgaaaaacataCAATTATCCTAAACAACAACTTCTAAAGGACCAGAGGGATTATAGAgccaaagaaacaaaaaaaatgtgGATTTTGTTTCCTTCAATGGGGTCATACATTATCCCCTCTCTAGTACTTTAATGGCTTTCCCCCATGTTTTTCTTATACCCTATCTAGTACTTTAGTTCACAATCATTTTAGTTGCACTTACATTTTTCTCAAATTCCTCTGCTtttatttctttgtttttttgttgGTATAACATGAAAAAACTGTCTGGGGACGGCTGCTGCATGACATGTGTATACTGTTCCATATGTCGCCAAAGAGATGCCCCCATTCAAAACTGAACTAGCCAGTGACACGCCTACCTCATCCAGTGAAGGAGAAAGACTTGGCAGATGGCGAAATCGTCAAGAGGCTCTGCTAAATAAAACAAAAGTCATGCGGCGTGGTTGCTCAAAAGTTGTTTCTCAGCCGTTTGTACTGGCGCTGGTTGTCATCACTGCCTCGAAGCCCGCCAAGTGGCAGACTCTCCTGCAGCCGAATTGGTCTTTGTAGTGTTTTGACTACGTAACCACAGATTAGGGACGAACTGGTCCAAATCAGTGGCCcaaaagtttccagttaagctgaTGCATGCTCGTTAAGACCTAGTAATAGTAAATCACCAGGAGATGTAGACCCCTTGACACTTGCATCAATGTTAAGGTGGGGTCATCCCTTCCTGCTACGCATTTCTATAACTTCTAGCTTGCTTAATTAGCTGCTTACATGTTCAGTCAGTGGCTCAAAAGTTTCTAGTTAGGCTAATGCTGGTGAGGACCCGGTATGTCCCTATTAGAATTGAGGAGTAGCCCCGTTGACTCAAGTAGTAAAGAGGGAGGATGCTTATGGTAAAACATCCTCATGGTGTTTTTGTTTGCTTGCTTGCATATAGTACAATTTTTAAGAAAGATGGACTTGACATTCGACTGTTCAAACTCAAACCAGAACGAGGTTTTTAAATGGGAGGCACTAATATTAGGCACAGATGTGTGCAGTGTTACTATGGAGCTCCCAGGTGCccgtgcactttatattttaaaaATCGAATAAACTCTTTCTAAATGTGTTAGAAAAAATTGCAATTCACGCACCCACAAGTCACCATGCTACTTACTCGTGCAACTTTTCAAGAAAAATTCGACTGCTATGTgtcctatataaaaaagagaagagaACTCGAAAACAGCCAAGGGAGACCGTGCTACTGTAAgcttttattttcaaaaattcagaaatcatagttttaagttttaaaaaaaatctaaaaaaaattctggatgtagacaatgatgaaatctacaaacatgcaaaatcgcAATGTGAAATTAtttgtattgtagactacacaaaaatgacaaaatctgacaggttttgaaattttaaaatgtgCACTATTTATGTGCACTATCGATGGTCAAATAGAAGGTGTAGTCCCCCATCTGGTTGATGGAGGCTTGTCCATACTTCAGTACGCCGATGACACAatactttttatggatcatgacttggaaaaggcGCGAAATCTAAAATTAATTCTTTCAGCTTTCGAGCATTTGTCCggtcttaagattaatttccataaaagttaattgttttgtttcggtgaagCCGTCGATGAGGCCAACCTATATGCTGAATTATTTGGCTGTGGGATTGGATCTTTTCCAATTAGCTACCTGGGTATTCCGATACATTATCGGAGACTAACgttggctgaatggaaaattgttgaagaaatacttcaaaaacgtcttactaattggaaaggcaaattactatcccttggtggaacattagttctcattaattcggtactcacaaatatggtattgtatatgatttctttcttccagttaccgAAAGGAGTCTTACATAGATTGGATTAttttcgatcaagattcttttggcaatgggatagtgagaagaaaaaataccggTTAACTAAATGGAGCGTTGTATACCGTccgaaagatcaaggtggacttggagtccacgatcttgaagttaagaacatGGCCTTGCTTGGTAAATGCCTGGCCAGGTTGTTACCGTAGGATGGTGTTTGGCAACAACTATTGCGGAAAAAGTATGTTGGCTCCAAGGCGATCCTCAGGTTTTTTGGAAACCATAagattcacacttttgggctgacatcatggcaactaagaagcactttttcccatttggttctttctccatcaagaatggggcggagatacggttttgggagaatcgttggttgggaacaaccacccTTCGAGAACAGTATCCGGCTTTGTACAGTATAGTTCGTCATAACGGGGGATATCTTTCAGAAGGTGATGGAATCTCCcccctctatgacgttcaggcgtGATCTTCTCAGCCCCCGACTAGTTGCTTGGAATGAACTACTTGAGCAGTTAGGTTCAATCCATCTGATTCAGGGGATGGATGAATTCCGTTGGCGTCTCACCAAAAATGGAATATTTTCGGTTAGCTCCATGTGCAAAGCATTATGTCTCTCTTCACAACCGGTACTAAATAATAAAtgcatctggaagatgaagataccactcaaaacaaaggtctttgcatggtatcttcgtcgaggtgtgattcttactaaagataaccttgtaaagcGCAACTGGCAAGGTTGTacgaaatgtgtgttctgtcacgaacatgagacaataaaacaccttttcttcaactGTCGAGTTGctcgatctatatggtcaatcattcagataggttctaccttatatcctcctcgtagcattgcaaatattttttggcaattggctaaatggggtggattttaggtacaaaacgattatcagagtgggagcgattgcggttGTTTGGTCactctggctatgtagaaatgacaaggtttttaatgacaaatcttcctctcttatgcaggtcatctaccggtgtacggctttgctccgttcatggtcgtctcTTCAGCGTTTGGCGGATcacgacctctttatggaggtgtctacatgaTTGGAGAACACAGCCGCGGattttatttcccaacatgggtggctgcataatcgGAGGATTGAAGCCAACGAAGCATCATAGTAGTTGGCTTTTTCTTTATATCGTTCTATGTATCTGTTGTCGATGATTTTTTGACttctaaacggctgtgtgcatggcTGGGTGTAATACTTAAAACCTTTTAAGTACTAAagcgccccttatcgaaaaaagtGCATTATTTTCTATTCTCAGATCTACAACATTTATTTAATGTACCCTAAAGTACTAAGAATTTCACATTGTGATTTTGCACGTCCGTATATTCCATCATTGGCTATGTCCAAGATTTTTTTCAGAATattttgaaacttaaaaatatgatttccgaattttttaaaataaagagctacatgtagcccggCCTCCATTTTTCCACTCTCGAAGAGAAGTTTGCTATATTGTGAATAGTACATGTCTACTCCTATATTGTGAGCAGTACAATTTGTCTTTTTGTGTACGTTACATAATTCAGTTTCTTAGGTTCAAATTTGTAATACACATACCTGCATACATTCCCCCTTATCCATATAATTTACCACACTTTTTTTCTATTATTTATCCAACGTATTTTTCAAAGAGGGTGCATGTGCACCATGGATCCAAAATTTCACATATTTTTCAAAAAGTGTGGATATATAAAGTGGCGGAGCTAGATAACTAATGACCGGGGTGTTCCGTGACACCAAAGTagccaaaaatatattttttagagGTAGCAtacatggttttttttttttttgctattttaCAAAGAAAGTAAAAAATTACCCGGTACCCTGGAGGTTGCACTTCTATCCACCACTGGATATATACGCCAAGAAGTTTATATAACCATAGaacaaataccccttcttctttcaggccttgtttacttctctcgtacGTATTTTTTTTCCCAATAggtatggggatgggaggggatttggtgttcacccaatcccctcaaatacctttccccaaaaatacactagtatgatgaagagtttttgatttaggcAAAAAAATATGGGAATGGGAggggatatctcgggattatgtgctcaaaaccggagaagtaaacggactagtgGGGATTTTCCGGGATACGAAATAATTCCCTCCCATCCCCATATATATCCTAAAAGTAAACAAGGCCTCAAGTAAGCACCAAAATCGCTGAAAATACCTATTCTCACTCTTTCTTAAATTAAGAACCAAAATACTTACATAACCTCAAGTGAGTGGTGATGCACCAATCATTTTTGAAAGTTGTGGTGCTGCACTACTTGTTGATTCCACCACAGCAAGTAAATAAAATACAGAAACTGAAAGCAATACCTTTTGCCAGTTTTTGCTCACTGGTAAAAATGCCAATGCGAAGAGACATGCACCTTATGTTAAGCACATACATCCAGTTCCACGGATGCAGAGTAGAAACATACACACATGCCACGATCATAACTCTGCTTTGACCATGATTGACTAATAACAAGCCCTGAAAGTAACCTTTGCCAGTTTGCTCACTGATAACCATTCCAAACTGAAGAGACAAAAATTTAGAGTATGTTGGATGCATAATTCCAGTTCCACGGATGCATACTTGCattagtagcatacaaatcatagCTCTGGTTGTTTGACCATGATTGACTGACCAGCCCTGAAAGTAACCTCACAGCCCTGCCCCTCCAACCTCCATCCCTCTTGCCTAAAATTTCAAAATCAGCCCAAAAATCCCCTATAAATCCCCCCACTTTGCCAAGCAACCAGAGCAAACACCTGACAAACACctgtctcctctcctctcccctcaCACCTTCCTTCCCCAACTCCAAGATTCCAGTTTTAAGCCAAGCACAACCTCATCCCCAATGGAGCTCCACTTCCAGGTGCATCCCCAAGTGCTCCAGGTGCaggactactgctactactaccaGCACCACcaggagcaggcggcggcggcgcaggcagCCCAGCCCACCAAGCCGCGGGGCAGGAAGAAGGGCGGCAGCAGCCACACCAAGTTCGTCGGCGTCCGCCAGCGCCCGTCGGGCCGGTGGGTCGCCGAGATCAAGGACACCACCCAGAAGATCCgcatgtggctcggcaccttcgagaccgccgacgccgccgcgcgcgcctacGACGAGGCCGCCCGCCTCCTCCGCGGCGCCGAGGCGCGCACCAACTTCGCGCCCCGCATCTCGCCCGACTGCCCGCTCGCCGTCCGCATccgcggcctcctccaccacaagAAGCTCAAGAAGGCCAGGCTCCCCGCCGCGTCCACCAAGGTGtcccccgcctcctcctccacgcccgccgctcccgccgccaccaccgccaccaccaccacaagcAATAGCAATAGCAATAGCATGGATGGTGCTTGCGGTGGTGGCTcaagcagcagcagtagcagcagcGCCATCAGCTTTGACGCGCCCATGAAGCAAGGGGCCGGGGAGGTGTACAGGCCGGACTTCGCTCCCCTCGCCAGCGCCGAGGACCAGTTCGAGTCTTGGGTGTTCGACTCGGCGCCCTTCGGCCAGTTCCCGGCGCTGGACAGcttcgccgccgtcgacgcctgCACGCCACCGGCGGCGTCTCCCGAGGAGACCAGCGCCGCCCCTGCTTCGGGGATGGCGGAGTTCGAGCGGATGAAGGTGGAGCGGCGGATCTCGGCGTCCCTGTACGCCATGAACGGCCTCCAGGAGTACTTCGACAGGGTGTTCGACGCGTCCGCCTGCGACCCGCTCTGGGATCTCTCGCCGCTCTGCCACTAGCTTGGCTTCGCGCGCTCCGGCCGGCGTGTGTGCTCGTCGTTCTTTCTCTTTTGCCTCCTGGGCGCCGGACTGCTAGCCTCTGCCGGGGAAGAAGCATCAGTGAttcagtgtgtgtgtgtgttgcgtgTGCGTGTCAACTTGGTTTTTGCTGCGGCCAGGCAGTGCAGTGTAAAGAGGAATTACTTGTTCTTAGATTTCCAGTCAATGCAAGCGATGCACTTCTATGCAAAACAAATGTTGGTTCCAATTTTGCATTGTAGTGCAGCAAATCGTTGCACATTCTGAGCTAGACTGACGATCAAATTGTAACTTTGCTTGAAGCCTTTTGCGGCGGCTCATTGCTGCAACGGATCCTCGTGCTTACCACGAATTCATGATGGAAAAAGGCAAAAAGATGCTGTTTTTAGCTAAGTGCCAACATGTAAATTTGAGTAAAGCACACTTGTTGTCTATGAAGCTTGTACATATCTGTGCATTAGTCACTAAGTCTTAAAATGTTGCAGACAAGTCACAATAGCCTCTGTTCTCTTTGAATTGTAGAAATTTCGTAGGAATTTCTATTGAGATCAAAGTAAAGTTCTGTAGATTGGTTTAATTGTGGCCCAATTTCGTAGCAATTTGAAGGGAAAATTTACTACATGATACCTTTATTTTATGATAAACTTTTTGATTTTGGCCATGCTGTGCATTCTGGCAAACACAATAAAACGACGGTGTCCTATATCAATTTTCTCCTAATTTAAATGTACACTACAACCTCATTTCGTAATCGTTTGGGTATGTTTTACTACCTATTTTCTTATTTCGATATAAATGACTGATTTTGCAGTTTTCTTGTCCTCTGTCTGTCCATTATTCTGAACTTGCAACTTGGTGGATTCCTAGGTTTTCCTAAAAGGCGGGTAAGAGTAGCACTTTATCCATTCACAATTATCCCGTGTTCTatgtttagtcaaatttcgtacaTATAATTTAACTTTGACTAAATTTAGAACTTGAGCTAATTGTGAACGGAGGAAGTAATATAAAAGTGAAACAAGTAGGATAAGTGAGATGATCAAATCTGGACATCTATATTTTTTAATAAGAAAGTAGCCAATCCTTCACTTCTGCATCCTTGGGTAtaggggtgtaaacggatagGATAATTTTCACACTGAAACCAACGTTGAACCCGTTTTAAGGTATTTATATTTGCTTTTAAAGAATCCAGCTGATAAGGATATCCGATTCCGAAGTGGTGCTCCAGATACGGTATAGGATATGGTATAGAAAATAACATGCAAATATGGATTACCTAAAATTTAATTAGGATAGATCCAAAGATTTTAAACCAGATAATCCGATTTTTGAGTCAAAGATCAAGGCTGGCCAGTTGTTCTCGCAGGGTTAATAGCTATTAAAGTACCAAAGTTCATTTGGCGAGCATCTTCAGCTCTACATTTCTATCAATACTTGAGTTTTAATGCATTGTGTCTTTTTTTCTTAACTATATAAGACTAAAAGTTTAAATCTCTCTTAAAATTTGCAATAACTATAACTGTCTACTGATGAGGACATGTATCcgacaattttttttgtttccgATCCAGTCCGCCTAATTTCTGATTTGAATCCACAGTCCAGCATATCCGCATTCAAGTCCAAAACGAATAATATTAGATACGATCCAAATCTAAGAAAAATATATGGTGCGAGTAAAATCAAATCCGATCTAGGTAAGAGCTTTTCTAAACTAGAATTAACATCCACTGGTAGTTTGTCGTTCCATATACAGTTGGTCAAAGCAACTCGTCAGAGCATTCACTCACTTGCCCAACCTATTAACGTCCAGTCACCTTCCACCGTTTCACGTCTACTAGGAGAGGAAAATGTTACAATTATCATGTCCATCCAAAATCCCAATTCAATCGGAGCAATTGGATGGTTCGGTTGCAACCTCTTCCGTTAAGTAGAGAACGTTGAGCTCCACAACAGCAAAATACTGATGTCATGCCAAAGAAAAGGGCAAATACTGATGATACCTTTCACTCTTATTAGTTTGATGCACAACTTACGACAGTGgcacaacacaaacaaaaacacataCCAGGACAAGAAGAGGGAGATGGCAGATTTCTTTAGTGCAATGCTAAGGGGCAAGTTCACTGTACTCGGGAATGAAGGCAACAGTTATGGCGGACTGTTTTGTATCTACACTTGTTTGCTCAGCTAACTACTGGTAGTAAACGTCCAGTACTAAACTTATTGCTTCAATTTTGTGGTTAGATCATCTTAAGCCGAAAGACTAAAATTTAGAGAAGGAAAGGCCTCCCTATTTCCACTCCTTTTATTTACTCCTCTAAAGAAAAAGTTTACCATTTCGCAAAAAAGTAAAGAAGATAAAGTTTACCAGCTTCTAACCGAACCCTCGTTCTTAGCACCTAAATTTTGCATTTTGCTGAAACATTGTATCAAACACTTGCTATGCGCCTAAATATAGGTCAAACATCTAAACTAGATTCAAACATACATAGAACATTGATTCGAATATACATGCTAGATATATATAGTGGATTTGAACATCTGAACTAGATTTATGAACTAAAACCCTAGGGAGTCACCGAGGGAGTTGAGCCACCTCTCAAACGACAAGGCGTTGTCGGTGTCGCTTGTGAGGTCGACGACGATGACACCAAGATGGCCCTATGGCGGTGGCTTGATGTTCGGCACACGTGTCGAACACCGCTAGCTCATGCGCGATACACTCCAGGTAGAGGCAGTGGAGCTCCGCCATGTATGTCTCCCTGGCTTGCTCCGCCTCCAGCAGCTAGCGTGCCTCCATGTCTTCTCGCGCTTCGCG includes these proteins:
- the LOC124669249 gene encoding ethylene-responsive transcription factor ERN1-like; the protein is MELHFQVHPQVLQVQDYCYYYQHHQEQAAAAQAAQPTKPRGRKKGGSSHTKFVGVRQRPSGRWVAEIKDTTQKIRMWLGTFETADAAARAYDEAARLLRGAEARTNFAPRISPDCPLAVRIRGLLHHKKLKKARLPAASTKVSPASSSTPAAPAATTATTTTSNSNSNSMDGACGGGSSSSSSSSAISFDAPMKQGAGEVYRPDFAPLASAEDQFESWVFDSAPFGQFPALDSFAAVDACTPPAASPEETSAAPASGMAEFERMKVERRISASLYAMNGLQEYFDRVFDASACDPLWDLSPLCH